The Oscillospiraceae bacterium genome has a segment encoding these proteins:
- a CDS encoding HAMP domain-containing histidine kinase, whose protein sequence is MSGKKPKRSSKNLKINTRIVLTTVLAIAIPLVLVALVCLGLLHSTSHTFQLAAETADRYSLVNQIGWNQTVSNLSDVLLRTKDTDAEKLADITAYAAPLEKRGVALEIRRGDKVFYRSAGCKDVLGRARQIVAFDSEKNVYHFGQDGLVIVSHVQAGDQRCRLVLTGTGYTVADQTEPTARGTLSRLLMGRTGLVVLAIVLIFAAAVAAFSFFTSRTIVRPIQKIARGADAIAGGNLDYQIDYDSTNELGQTVESFNAMRLRLKETIESREKSEQLRREMTAGFAHDLRTPLTSIKGYAEGLRDGIANTPEKQQRYLQTIYDSAVQTEKILDDLLALSKLELGSTGNDRSIVQLQAVLDDAAPELTAFMEDRGCTFALENHCPADTQIEIDTDAFRRVFLNILGNAVKYARPGVPGRLALTATAYDRVVILEFADNGIGVDKDQLRKIFDAMYRTDPARSQVSQGSGLGLAVCKQIVEQNGGSIWARSHTDAGLSIFISLPKRERVADEADIDY, encoded by the coding sequence ATGTCCGGCAAAAAGCCAAAGCGTTCTTCCAAGAACTTAAAGATCAACACCCGCATTGTGCTCACCACCGTGCTGGCCATTGCCATACCGCTGGTGCTGGTGGCGCTGGTGTGTCTGGGGCTGCTGCACAGCACCTCCCACACCTTTCAGTTGGCGGCGGAGACGGCGGACAGGTACAGCCTGGTCAACCAGATCGGCTGGAATCAGACGGTGAGCAACCTGTCCGATGTGTTGCTGCGCACCAAAGATACGGATGCAGAAAAGCTGGCGGATATTACCGCCTACGCCGCACCGCTGGAGAAGCGGGGCGTGGCGCTGGAAATTCGACGGGGTGACAAGGTATTTTATCGAAGCGCTGGGTGCAAGGATGTGCTGGGGCGTGCCCGGCAGATCGTGGCCTTTGATTCGGAAAAAAATGTGTACCACTTCGGCCAGGACGGGCTGGTGATCGTCAGTCATGTGCAGGCCGGGGATCAGCGCTGCCGCCTGGTGCTCACCGGCACCGGCTATACGGTGGCGGATCAAACGGAGCCGACGGCGCGGGGCACGCTGTCGCGTCTGTTGATGGGGCGTACCGGATTGGTGGTGCTGGCCATTGTACTGATTTTTGCCGCTGCGGTGGCGGCGTTTTCTTTCTTTACCAGCCGCACCATTGTGCGCCCCATTCAGAAGATTGCCCGGGGAGCGGACGCCATTGCCGGCGGCAATCTGGATTATCAGATCGACTATGACTCTACCAATGAGTTGGGCCAAACGGTGGAGAGCTTTAACGCCATGCGCCTGCGGCTGAAAGAGACCATTGAGAGCCGCGAAAAAAGCGAGCAATTGCGGCGGGAGATGACCGCCGGCTTTGCCCATGATCTGCGCACTCCGCTTACCAGCATTAAGGGCTACGCCGAGGGGCTGCGGGACGGCATTGCCAACACGCCGGAGAAGCAGCAGCGGTATTTGCAGACCATTTACGACTCCGCTGTGCAGACAGAGAAAATTCTCGATGATCTGCTGGCGCTGTCCAAGCTGGAGCTGGGCAGCACAGGCAACGATCGCTCCATTGTGCAGCTACAAGCGGTGCTGGATGATGCTGCGCCGGAGCTGACGGCTTTTATGGAGGACCGCGGCTGTACCTTTGCGCTGGAGAATCACTGCCCGGCAGATACGCAGATTGAGATCGACACGGACGCTTTTCGCCGGGTGTTTTTGAACATTCTGGGCAATGCGGTTAAGTACGCTCGCCCGGGTGTGCCCGGTCGGTTGGCATTGACGGCCACCGCCTATGATCGGGTGGTGATCCTGGAATTTGCAGACAACGGCATTGGCGTGGATAAGGATCAGCTGCGCAAGATTTTTGACGCCATGTACCGCACGGATCCGGCCCGCAGCCAGGTGAGCCAGGGCAGCGGACTGGGGCTGGCAGTGTGCAAGCAAATTGTAGAGCAGAACGGCGGCTCCATTTGGGCCCGCAGTCATACGGATGCGGGGCTGTCGATTTTTATTTCGTTACCCAAAAGGGAGCGTGTTGCAGATGAAGCAGATATTGATTATTGA
- a CDS encoding TetR/AcrR family transcriptional regulator yields the protein MSKRNSGNNPEEKTDLRIRRTKKSIRDAFFELIDENGFDSVTVKDITDRALISRNTFYLHYEDKFDLLNKISNELMRKVYWRVSKDLIKIKDLDFTIDCTAALLISIQRVIDEDRDLYRLLLTDPGTVVFSEKIEKTIRTALDLIKGDIEGISDLSIEYIITGMKGVIRYWVTHDDMDIQTEAYNFARIHLGSILEIIRHSKDVKHGRVPRESY from the coding sequence ATGTCCAAGCGGAATTCCGGGAATAATCCGGAGGAAAAAACAGATCTGCGTATTCGGCGCACCAAAAAGTCCATTCGGGATGCCTTTTTTGAATTGATTGACGAAAACGGATTTGATTCCGTTACAGTCAAGGATATTACCGACCGGGCGCTGATCAGCCGGAATACCTTTTATTTGCATTATGAGGACAAGTTTGATCTGCTTAATAAAATCAGCAATGAGCTGATGCGCAAAGTGTATTGGCGGGTGAGCAAAGATCTGATCAAGATCAAGGATCTGGACTTTACCATTGATTGCACCGCCGCACTGCTGATCAGTATTCAACGGGTGATCGACGAGGATCGGGATTTGTATCGGTTGCTGTTGACGGATCCGGGCACCGTGGTGTTCTCTGAAAAGATCGAGAAAACCATTCGCACGGCGTTGGACCTGATCAAAGGGGACATTGAGGGGATCAGTGACCTGAGCATTGAATATATTATTACCGGTATGAAAGGGGTTATTCGTTACTGGGTGACCCATGATGATATGGATATACAAACCGAGGCGTACAATTTTGCCCGGATTCATCTGGGCTCCATTTTGGAGATTATTCGTCACAGCAAGGATGTAAAGCACGGACGGGTTCCCCGGGAGAGCTATTGA
- a CDS encoding PqqD family protein has product MQIKPGFAMRKIAGSNIVVPVGAASSDFNGMITLNDTGAFLWNCFLQPTTEAQVVEALMHEYEVERQRAAADVAHFAALLRENDLLAE; this is encoded by the coding sequence ATGCAGATCAAACCGGGCTTTGCCATGCGCAAGATCGCCGGCAGCAACATAGTGGTGCCTGTGGGCGCCGCCTCGTCGGATTTTAACGGTATGATTACCCTGAACGATACCGGGGCTTTTCTTTGGAACTGCTTTTTGCAGCCCACCACCGAAGCGCAGGTGGTTGAGGCGCTGATGCATGAGTATGAAGTGGAACGGCAGCGTGCTGCCGCGGATGTGGCGCATTTTGCCGCGCTGCTGCGGGAGAACGATTTGCTGGCGGAATGA